One window of Nicotiana tomentosiformis chromosome 11, ASM39032v3, whole genome shotgun sequence genomic DNA carries:
- the LOC138901161 gene encoding uncharacterized protein, with protein MDTMKRRSDKRPKDDEPSQIWLVHKTPRLLRQWWENMGICGQEKIKDHLGHFMNIMEINPRRDLIEALVHFWDPNYNVFRFNGFEMTPTLEELAGYTRLGDELRKKRPLASRDVTGSEFLDQMTISQNKIASVERGHVRLDFLYDRYGCPSGFSKHGKELDNKIGYKAWQSHGRKAFLVAFLGIMVFPRHDKNIDIRLSGIVTTLLHRKDVTIIPMVLSDIYPALTKCQEGKDFFEGCNIILQIWFLEHLLSHRTRVNFSVHWSYNELGDEFEDLTEYGSFPKGVEAWRGHLQKLTATEITWNYHWFSPKEVKYRSYHHSFLMGLRGFQPYVPMRALRQLGRK; from the coding sequence ATGGATACAATGAAAAGAAGATCTGACAAAAGACCGAAAGATGACGAGCCCTCACAGATTTGGCTTGTGCATAAAACACCCCGGTTGTTGAGACAGTGGTGGGAAAATATGGGCATTTGTGGGCAGGAAAAGATAAAGGACCATCTGGGTCACTTTATGAACATTATGGAGATCAACCCAAGGAGGGACTTAATCGAGGCATTGGTGCATTTTTGGGATCCTAATTACAACGTATTCCGTTTTAATGGTTTTGAAATGACTCCCACTTTGGAGGAGTTAGCTGGATACACAAGGTTAGGTGATGAGCTTCGGAAGAAGAGACCTTTGGCCTCAAGGGATGTCACTGGCAGTGAGTTCCTTGATCAGATGACAATCAGCCAAAATAAAATAGCAAGTGTGGAACGAGGGCACGTCCGATTGGATTTCTTGTACGACAGGTATGGGTGTCCAAGTGGATTTTCAAAGCACGGAAAGGAGCTTGATAATAAAATTGGATACAAAGCTTGGCAAAGCCATGGGCGGAAAGCATTCCTAGTGGCATTTCTAGGGATAATGGTTTTCCCGAGGCATGACAAAAATATTGATATTCGATTATCTGGCATAGTCACCACTTTATTGCATCGAAAGGACGTCACTATCATTCCTATGGTATTGTCTGATATTTACCCTGCCCTGACCAAGTGTCAGGAAGGAAAAGATTTCTTTGAAGGCTGTAACATCATACTCCAAATATGGTTTTTAGAGCACCTTCTCAGTCATCGAACACGGGTAAATTTTAGTGTTCATTGGAGCTACAATGAGCTTGGAGATGAGTTTGAAGATTTGACTGAATACGGTAGCTTTCCCAAGGGAGTCGAAGCATGGAGAGGGCATCTTCAAAAGTTGACCGCTACTGAAATCACATGGAACTACCACTGGTTCTCACCAAAAGAAGTCAAATACAGATCTTACCACCATTCGTTTTTGATGGGTCTTCGGGGTTTTCAACCGTATGTGCCTATGAGAGCCCTACGCCAGTTAGGTCGAAAATAA